The following are from one region of the Mangifera indica cultivar Alphonso chromosome 14, CATAS_Mindica_2.1, whole genome shotgun sequence genome:
- the LOC123195726 gene encoding zinc finger BED domain-containing protein RICESLEEPER 1-like isoform X1, producing MEAISVGSDPRLYFQVGKIKISEGMKCLQELVQWYKSNFTPENAAILDESMTYLQSLQRQVQETIEIKQQNDKFRTTLNEEMVLDANLENSSGFKRKRCSNDWENFIFVDSNGEERAQCKYCKRDIVVSSKSETRFLICHLQICPNLRNPNAGANKAKEECVVDRELNGFDVIRKIIKYGLNGIKNGIVDVYKQEKDELCGYLEKIPSRFTLAFEVFSTRDSSLSYLAIKVGFIDDKWKQKARIICLEEVSLGSYEKVLKRSLENFNIDKKICFVHCSYFSSAEIKRINDIFERGSLPIIVNFVPVFSLLEHLEHHVLWGGWPYKILDKVRSLVGYVRSSTNGNKFQSSVKKALSMGKKITSQNFPPEPYENVYLLEWVIGYKEALFELGHIDTNCNSINFTKEDWDKTIALHSILKVVKGAFRSLYNCKIITALLHFQVVFDIYFNLLQWKNSDDHYVREIASGFGEFCDQLWNNCKILVMNVIVDPRFKMDGIEQWFKESYGNEADTYLQQIIEVTTNVYIEYARGINYGDSAISNASPEVELNSYFKDPKVDSGEEFDILTWWHLNASTYPTLARIARDFLPVPKFTGFGYSVVADDEQILMNPDLDGYLKLVMLQTKLWLSY from the exons ATGGAAGCAATATCCGTTGGATCTGATCCTCGTCTTTATTTTCAA GTGGGAAAGATCAAAATCAGTGAGGGAATGAAATGTTTGCAAGAATTAGTACAATGGTACAAAAGCAACTTCACCCCAGAAAATGCTGCAATCCTTGATGAATCCATGACCTACCTTCAATCTCTTCAACGACAAGTACAG GAAACCattgaaataaaacaacaaaatgacaaatttagaACTACTCTAAACGAAGAGATGGTGCTGGATGCAAATTTGGAGAATTCATCGGGATTCAAACGAAAAAGGTGTTCGAATGATTGGGAAAACTTCATTTTTGTGGACTCAAATGGGGAGGAAAGGGCTCAGTGTAAATATTGTAAGAGAGACATAGTAGTATCAAGTAAGAGTGAAACCAGATTTCTCATATGTCATTTACAAATATGCCCTAATTTGAGGAATCCAAATGCAGGAGCAAATAAAGCAAAAGAGGAATGTGTGGTTGATCGAGAATTGAATGGCTTTGATGTGATAcgaaagattattaagtatggGCTAAACGGGATAAAGAATGGTATAGTTGATGTttacaaacaagaaaaagatgaaCTTTGTGGATATTTGGAAAAAATCCCATCTCGTTTTACTTTAGCTTTTGAGGTGTTTTCCACTAGGGACAGTTCCCTTTCATATTTGGCTATCAAAGTTGgatttattgatgataaatgGAAACAGAAGGCTAGGATAATATGTTTAGAAGAAGTTTCTTTAGGTTCATATGAAAAAGTTTTGAAGCGTTCGCTTGAGAATTTTAACATTGACAAAAAGATATGCTTTGTTCATTGCAGCTATTTCAGCAGTGCTGAAATTAAAAGgatcaatgacatttttgaACGAGGTTCGCTTCCAATCATTGTGAACTTTGTGCCAGTTTTTTCTTTACTAGAGCATCTTGAACATCATGTATTATGGGGTGGATGGCCatacaaaattttagataaagtgAGAAGTCTTGTGGGCTATGTCAGGTCCTCAACAAATGGTAATAAGTTCCAATCTTCTGTTAAAAAGGCTCTATCCATgggcaaaaaaattacatctcaAAATTTTCCTCCTGAACCATATGAGAATGTGTATTTGCTTGAGTGGGTTATTGGATATAAAGAAGCACTTTTTGAACTGGGGCATATAGATACAAATTgcaattcaataaattttacgAAGGAGGATTGGGATAAGACAATCGCACTGCATAGCATTCTGAAAGTGGTAAAAGGTGCTTTTCGTAGCTTGTATAATTGCAAAATTATCACTGCACTCTTGCATTTCCAAGTGGTCTTTGACATTTATTTTAATCTGCTTCAATGGAAAAACAGTGATGATCATTATGTTCGAGAGATAGCATCAGGGTTTGGTGAATTTTGTGATCAGTTGTGGAACAATTGTAAGATTTTAGTGATGAATGTAATTGTTGATCCACGTTTCAAAATGGATGGCATAGAACAGTGGTTCAAAGAGAGTTACGGCAATGAGGCAGACACTTACCTTCAGCAAATCATTGAAGTTACTACAAATGTTTATATTGAATATGCAAGGGGCATCAACTATGGTGATAGTGCTATCTCAAATGCTTCACCAGAAGTAGAACTCAATAGCTATTTCAAAGATCCTAAAGTTGATTCTGGTGAAGAGTTTGACATTTTAACTTGGTGGCATCTCAATGCTTCCACTTATCCCACACTTGCAAGGATTGCACGAGATTTTCTGCCAGTGCCTAAATTTACAGGATTTGGTTATTCCGTGGTGGCAGATGATGAACAGATTTTGATGAATCCAGACTTGGATGGTTATCTAAAACTAGTTATGTTACAAACAAAACTTTGGTTGTCTTActga
- the LOC123195726 gene encoding zinc finger BED domain-containing protein RICESLEEPER 1-like isoform X2 — protein sequence MEAISVGSDPRLYFQVGKIKISEGMKCLQELVQWYKSNFTPENAAILDESMTYLQSLQRQVQETIEIKQQNDKFRTTLNEEMVLDANLENSSGFKRKRCSNDWENFIFVDSNGEERAQCKYCKRDIVVSRANKAKEECVVDRELNGFDVIRKIIKYGLNGIKNGIVDVYKQEKDELCGYLEKIPSRFTLAFEVFSTRDSSLSYLAIKVGFIDDKWKQKARIICLEEVSLGSYEKVLKRSLENFNIDKKICFVHCSYFSSAEIKRINDIFERGSLPIIVNFVPVFSLLEHLEHHVLWGGWPYKILDKVRSLVGYVRSSTNGNKFQSSVKKALSMGKKITSQNFPPEPYENVYLLEWVIGYKEALFELGHIDTNCNSINFTKEDWDKTIALHSILKVVKGAFRSLYNCKIITALLHFQVVFDIYFNLLQWKNSDDHYVREIASGFGEFCDQLWNNCKILVMNVIVDPRFKMDGIEQWFKESYGNEADTYLQQIIEVTTNVYIEYARGINYGDSAISNASPEVELNSYFKDPKVDSGEEFDILTWWHLNASTYPTLARIARDFLPVPKFTGFGYSVVADDEQILMNPDLDGYLKLVMLQTKLWLSY from the exons ATGGAAGCAATATCCGTTGGATCTGATCCTCGTCTTTATTTTCAA GTGGGAAAGATCAAAATCAGTGAGGGAATGAAATGTTTGCAAGAATTAGTACAATGGTACAAAAGCAACTTCACCCCAGAAAATGCTGCAATCCTTGATGAATCCATGACCTACCTTCAATCTCTTCAACGACAAGTACAG GAAACCattgaaataaaacaacaaaatgacaaatttagaACTACTCTAAACGAAGAGATGGTGCTGGATGCAAATTTGGAGAATTCATCGGGATTCAAACGAAAAAGGTGTTCGAATGATTGGGAAAACTTCATTTTTGTGGACTCAAATGGGGAGGAAAGGGCTCAGTGTAAATATTGTAAGAGAGACATAGTAGTATCAA GAGCAAATAAAGCAAAAGAGGAATGTGTGGTTGATCGAGAATTGAATGGCTTTGATGTGATAcgaaagattattaagtatggGCTAAACGGGATAAAGAATGGTATAGTTGATGTttacaaacaagaaaaagatgaaCTTTGTGGATATTTGGAAAAAATCCCATCTCGTTTTACTTTAGCTTTTGAGGTGTTTTCCACTAGGGACAGTTCCCTTTCATATTTGGCTATCAAAGTTGgatttattgatgataaatgGAAACAGAAGGCTAGGATAATATGTTTAGAAGAAGTTTCTTTAGGTTCATATGAAAAAGTTTTGAAGCGTTCGCTTGAGAATTTTAACATTGACAAAAAGATATGCTTTGTTCATTGCAGCTATTTCAGCAGTGCTGAAATTAAAAGgatcaatgacatttttgaACGAGGTTCGCTTCCAATCATTGTGAACTTTGTGCCAGTTTTTTCTTTACTAGAGCATCTTGAACATCATGTATTATGGGGTGGATGGCCatacaaaattttagataaagtgAGAAGTCTTGTGGGCTATGTCAGGTCCTCAACAAATGGTAATAAGTTCCAATCTTCTGTTAAAAAGGCTCTATCCATgggcaaaaaaattacatctcaAAATTTTCCTCCTGAACCATATGAGAATGTGTATTTGCTTGAGTGGGTTATTGGATATAAAGAAGCACTTTTTGAACTGGGGCATATAGATACAAATTgcaattcaataaattttacgAAGGAGGATTGGGATAAGACAATCGCACTGCATAGCATTCTGAAAGTGGTAAAAGGTGCTTTTCGTAGCTTGTATAATTGCAAAATTATCACTGCACTCTTGCATTTCCAAGTGGTCTTTGACATTTATTTTAATCTGCTTCAATGGAAAAACAGTGATGATCATTATGTTCGAGAGATAGCATCAGGGTTTGGTGAATTTTGTGATCAGTTGTGGAACAATTGTAAGATTTTAGTGATGAATGTAATTGTTGATCCACGTTTCAAAATGGATGGCATAGAACAGTGGTTCAAAGAGAGTTACGGCAATGAGGCAGACACTTACCTTCAGCAAATCATTGAAGTTACTACAAATGTTTATATTGAATATGCAAGGGGCATCAACTATGGTGATAGTGCTATCTCAAATGCTTCACCAGAAGTAGAACTCAATAGCTATTTCAAAGATCCTAAAGTTGATTCTGGTGAAGAGTTTGACATTTTAACTTGGTGGCATCTCAATGCTTCCACTTATCCCACACTTGCAAGGATTGCACGAGATTTTCTGCCAGTGCCTAAATTTACAGGATTTGGTTATTCCGTGGTGGCAGATGATGAACAGATTTTGATGAATCCAGACTTGGATGGTTATCTAAAACTAGTTATGTTACAAACAAAACTTTGGTTGTCTTActga